Proteins from one Pirellulales bacterium genomic window:
- a CDS encoding (2Fe-2S)-binding protein: MEATFTLTVNGRKRSVTTDPERPLLDVLREDFELTGTKYGCGEARCGACSVLLDGKRVFSCRTPIESVADKTVQTIEGLAEGDKLHPVQEAFLEENAFQCAYCTSGMIMAAVALLNDKPHPTEAEIVAGMNRNICRCCSYPKISNAVRRAAKNTTLAGRSQS; encoded by the coding sequence ATGGAAGCGACGTTTACGCTGACCGTTAACGGCCGCAAGCGCTCGGTTACTACTGATCCTGAGCGGCCCCTGTTAGATGTGCTGCGGGAAGATTTTGAACTGACCGGCACCAAATACGGCTGTGGCGAAGCCCGGTGCGGCGCGTGCAGTGTGCTGTTGGATGGCAAGCGGGTGTTTTCTTGTCGCACGCCGATTGAAAGCGTTGCGGACAAAACCGTCCAAACCATCGAAGGACTGGCCGAGGGGGACAAGCTGCATCCCGTGCAAGAAGCGTTTTTGGAAGAAAACGCTTTTCAGTGTGCTTATTGCACATCGGGCATGATCATGGCGGCCGTGGCGCTGTTGAACGACAAACCGCATCCCACCGAAGCGGAAATTGTCGCCGGCATGAACCGTAATATTTGCCGCTGTTGCAGCTATCCAAAAATCAGCAATGCCGTCCGCCGCGCCGCCAAAAACACCACGCTGGCAGGGAGGAGCCAATCATGA
- a CDS encoding molybdopterin cofactor-binding domain-containing protein, whose product MSTVTLRKNKTGYAAHHEAQQPRSNPLPQGEGMNNGDGLFIQAVPDPVALAYDEPVDRIQFNFGINRRRVLQTLGAGLLIAVTEPLWAQENEEDALRREATQRKAGGKGGGRGGAPAKVSARLHIGNEGTVTLLTGKVECGQGSRTEFAEAAAEELRLPVSAITLIMADTALVPNDGLTAGSGSTPNTVPAIRRACAAARQMLVDAACKELGVDNSAVELRDGKVIHTATKREFAYADLASSESTAKAFSENLPDHVDFTPVKNWKVMGVPTPRPNRQELVTGEHQYPSDIRRPGMMYGKVLRPPTFGLQSKGAKLISVDVSPAQAMEGVVVVKDGDFVGVAAPTTYQATQAIEAIAPTAQWEHPSHPDSDQLFEHLEKTARGGVPENPNADVVAAAAKTVKQDYHVAYIQHSPMEPRSQVAEWEDDKLRVWTASQNPFGVRGELALAFHIPQEGVRVIVPDFGGGFGGKHSGESAIEAARLAKQAGKPVLLHWTRAEEFTWAYFRAAALVKTEASLDADGNITSWYFVNINPPERSAVDPPYRVGKKFAQMQAAAAPLRHGSYRALSATGNTFARESFMDELADAAGKDPLEFRLAHLGDPRLREVLQTAAQRFNWTDSRSKKAENVGVGLACGSDKNSVVAACAEVEVDPKSGEISVRRVCEVFEAGAIINPENLRTQVMGGVIMGIGAALREEMKFAGGKMLNAAFSKYLVPRFDDVPELDIHLLNKPFDRPEAPSAGAGETPIIAIAPAIANAVFHATGQRIRQMPIKLAAQA is encoded by the coding sequence ATGAGCACCGTCACCCTGCGGAAAAATAAAACAGGCTACGCTGCTCATCATGAAGCACAGCAGCCCCGGTCCAACCCTCTCCCACAGGGCGAGGGAATGAACAACGGCGATGGCCTCTTCATCCAGGCAGTCCCCGATCCGGTGGCGCTGGCATACGACGAACCGGTCGATCGCATCCAATTCAACTTCGGCATCAATCGCCGCCGCGTGTTGCAAACCCTCGGCGCCGGCTTGCTCATCGCGGTGACCGAGCCTCTCTGGGCGCAGGAAAACGAAGAAGATGCTCTCCGCCGCGAAGCCACCCAGCGCAAAGCAGGCGGGAAAGGCGGAGGCCGCGGTGGCGCTCCGGCCAAAGTTTCAGCCCGGCTGCACATTGGTAACGAAGGCACGGTCACCCTGCTCACCGGCAAAGTCGAATGCGGCCAAGGGTCGCGCACCGAATTCGCCGAAGCCGCCGCCGAAGAGTTGCGCCTGCCCGTTTCCGCAATCACGCTGATCATGGCCGACACGGCGCTGGTGCCGAACGATGGCTTAACCGCCGGCAGTGGTTCCACGCCCAACACGGTGCCGGCCATTCGCCGCGCATGCGCCGCGGCCCGGCAAATGCTCGTCGATGCCGCCTGCAAAGAACTCGGCGTCGATAATTCCGCTGTCGAGCTCCGCGACGGCAAAGTCATTCACACTGCCACCAAGCGTGAATTCGCCTATGCCGATTTGGCCTCGTCCGAATCCACCGCCAAAGCGTTCAGCGAAAATCTTCCCGACCACGTCGATTTTACGCCCGTCAAAAATTGGAAAGTGATGGGCGTTCCCACGCCGCGTCCCAACCGGCAGGAACTGGTAACCGGCGAGCATCAATATCCGTCCGACATCCGCCGCCCCGGCATGATGTACGGCAAAGTTCTCCGCCCGCCCACGTTCGGCTTGCAATCGAAAGGTGCGAAGCTGATCTCCGTTGACGTCAGCCCCGCCCAGGCAATGGAAGGCGTCGTGGTGGTGAAAGACGGCGACTTTGTCGGCGTCGCCGCGCCCACGACCTATCAGGCCACGCAAGCCATCGAAGCCATCGCCCCCACCGCCCAGTGGGAACATCCTTCGCATCCCGACAGCGACCAACTCTTCGAGCATTTGGAAAAAACCGCTCGCGGCGGCGTGCCCGAAAATCCCAATGCCGACGTGGTCGCCGCAGCAGCGAAAACGGTGAAGCAAGATTATCACGTCGCCTACATTCAGCATTCGCCCATGGAGCCGCGCTCGCAAGTCGCCGAGTGGGAAGACGACAAGCTGAGGGTGTGGACCGCTTCGCAAAATCCGTTTGGCGTGCGCGGCGAGTTAGCCCTGGCCTTTCACATTCCGCAAGAAGGCGTGCGCGTAATCGTGCCCGACTTTGGCGGCGGCTTCGGCGGCAAGCATTCCGGCGAAAGCGCCATTGAAGCAGCCCGCCTCGCCAAACAGGCCGGCAAGCCCGTGTTGCTACATTGGACCCGCGCCGAAGAATTCACCTGGGCGTACTTTCGCGCCGCGGCGCTGGTGAAAACCGAAGCCAGCCTCGATGCCGACGGCAACATTACCAGTTGGTATTTTGTGAACATCAATCCGCCGGAGCGATCGGCCGTTGATCCGCCCTACCGCGTCGGCAAAAAATTCGCGCAAATGCAGGCGGCCGCTGCACCGCTGCGGCACGGCAGTTACCGCGCGCTTAGCGCCACCGGCAACACGTTCGCCCGCGAAAGCTTCATGGACGAGTTGGCCGATGCCGCGGGTAAAGATCCGTTGGAGTTTCGGCTGGCGCATTTGGGCGATCCGCGTTTGCGCGAAGTTCTGCAAACCGCCGCCCAGCGATTCAATTGGACCGACAGCCGCAGCAAAAAAGCCGAAAATGTCGGCGTCGGCCTGGCTTGCGGGAGCGATAAAAACTCCGTCGTCGCCGCCTGCGCCGAAGTGGAAGTCGACCCTAAAAGTGGAGAAATTTCCGTCCGCCGGGTGTGCGAAGTGTTTGAAGCCGGCGCCATCATCAATCCTGAAAATTTGCGCACCCAGGTCATGGGCGGCGTCATCATGGGTATTGGCGCCGCCTTGCGCGAGGAGATGAAATTCGCCGGCGGCAAAATGCTCAATGCAGCCTTCTCCAAGTACTTGGTGCCGCGGTTTGACGACGTGCCGGAATTGGACATTCACTTGCTCAATAAGCCGTTCGACCGGCCCGAAGCGCCTTCCGCCGGCGCGGGCGAAACGCCCATCATCGCCATTGCCCCGGCCATTGCCAACGCCGTGTTCCACGCCACCGGCCAACGCATTCGCCAAATGCCGATAAAACTCGCCGCCCAAGCGTGA
- a CDS encoding GxxExxY protein, with the protein MVVSIELTAEDAEGAEEMQTETKDINAVSGMIIDAAMKVHSRLGPGLLESAYEACLRFELSRRGLKVESQVPLPIEYDGITIEVGYRLDLVVEKQVIVELKAVEELHPIHQAQLLSYLKLSDMKVGLLINFHALHLKDGIKRLVNNF; encoded by the coding sequence ATGGTAGTCTCGATTGAATTGACCGCAGAGGACGCGGAGGGCGCAGAGGAAATGCAAACAGAAACGAAGGATATCAATGCAGTCAGTGGCATGATTATTGATGCGGCGATGAAAGTTCATTCACGACTCGGTCCAGGACTTCTTGAGTCGGCCTATGAAGCGTGCTTGAGGTTTGAGTTAAGTCGTCGTGGCTTGAAAGTTGAATCGCAAGTTCCGTTGCCGATTGAATATGATGGTATCACCATCGAAGTTGGCTATCGGCTCGATCTTGTAGTGGAAAAGCAAGTGATTGTTGAGCTAAAAGCAGTTGAGGAATTGCATCCAATTCATCAAGCTCAACTGCTTTCCTATCTCAAGCTCAGCGACATGAAAGTAGGACTGCTAATCAACTTTCATGCCTTACATCTCAAAGACGGAATCAAACGATTGGTGAATAATTTCTAA
- a CDS encoding nucleotidyltransferase family protein, with amino-acid sequence MPVNIAAIILAAGRSCRMGTQKLLLPLGGQTVIENIVDRILAGGVRQLVVVVGPQGSTDSMAITEALADRPLAIVHNSDPQGEMLSSVRCGVHALPPDCEAAMVVLGDQPSITSALVKQVVAAHRSQNCGIVLPICGGKRGHPTIISARYFGEILTRHDGVGLRGLLEAHAEDIFELVMTDPLLLADMDHPADYQRHLSAMSKSLPNKGSSG; translated from the coding sequence ATGCCCGTGAATATCGCTGCGATTATCTTGGCTGCCGGACGTTCGTGCCGGATGGGAACACAAAAGCTGTTGCTCCCGTTGGGGGGCCAAACCGTGATTGAGAACATTGTCGACCGCATTTTGGCCGGCGGCGTCCGGCAGCTTGTGGTCGTGGTCGGGCCGCAAGGCAGCACCGATAGCATGGCCATTACGGAAGCGCTGGCCGATCGACCGCTGGCCATCGTTCATAATTCAGACCCCCAGGGAGAGATGCTCAGTTCTGTCCGCTGCGGGGTACACGCGTTGCCGCCGGATTGCGAGGCGGCGATGGTCGTGCTCGGAGATCAGCCCTCCATCACCTCCGCGCTGGTGAAGCAGGTGGTCGCGGCACATCGCAGCCAAAACTGCGGCATCGTATTGCCTATCTGTGGCGGAAAGCGGGGGCACCCGACGATCATTTCAGCCCGCTATTTCGGCGAAATCCTTACCCGCCACGACGGAGTCGGACTCCGCGGACTGTTGGAAGCTCATGCGGAAGATATTTTCGAACTGGTAATGACCGATCCGCTGCTGCTCGCTGACATGGACCATCCGGCAGACTACCAGCGTCATTTGTCCGCCATGTCCAAATCGCTGCCGAATAAGGGTTCCAGCGGATAA
- a CDS encoding TolC family protein, protein MARRYQVCHLYRHVARFGARVLAAIGPGGGMTWIASAIFDGHQRLTLRTVAQQTPTGDVKAMNYRIRFSRRLLVSACLLVLAACATGCSPTQPFYFCEDGDLSHYVGMATNIEYPDTKTCSIQEVNDPPAPLTVSNPKPEEMWDLSLEDAVKIALENGKVMRSLGVRLFIQPNTARTQVTQTPEVLLTQSPSVMTVYEPALFETDPIFGVEGALSAFDAQLQASAVWDKHDEPQNLNPNLIAQFPDNVFQGDTGTFQTGITKTTATGAEVSAFSNTIYNDSNNTFQQTSSDWTQNFELGIKQPLLQGAGSLYNRIAGPYDPLRGVGTYLQYDGVIIARIRTDIRLADFEAGVRNFVEDVENAYWELYFAYRNLEATKGGRDAALQTWKEVHAKYEVGARGGEADKEAQSRAQYFLFRASLETALNDLYRAENRLRYMMGLAATDGRLIRPADEPTDAKVVFDWSEVHAEGLCRSVELRQEKWRIKQMEMQLIASKNLLLPRLDVGGKYRFLGVGQDLIEQPGTPFNGNIAGTDAFSTLASGNYQEWELSAEFSMPIGFRQPLAAVRNAQLQLARERSILQDQELELSHQLADAMRDVDTNYVLSQTNFNRRVAAQQQVEAVKAAYDAGTVTLDLLLEAQRNQADAEAAYYRSLTDYNKAIMLVHYRKGSLLEYNGVYLAEGPWPAKAYFDAKRRARARDAGMYMDYGFSRPAVFSEGPFPQFQNSDGTAGYVGGQPVEASGEQISTPAPQQGVMPNNKQELPAPMPGPAATRPGSRLSPVSNGTSPSKAAAPGVATAQPVGQRSSLRISSVSPSSSSNNSVAVAPSKAAAATTNTTNSVIADNHVRQASAQTPFDWGDLSLNSPTDKAADQPSSSASNNSSVDGWKSTGSDESDPSQPTASDDRPTSGWKRSQR, encoded by the coding sequence ATGGCACGCCGATACCAAGTCTGCCATTTGTACCGGCACGTAGCGCGCTTCGGCGCGCGTGTGCTAGCAGCAATTGGTCCCGGGGGGGGAATGACGTGGATCGCATCAGCGATTTTCGACGGTCACCAGCGCCTGACGCTGCGGACCGTCGCCCAGCAGACTCCCACGGGGGATGTGAAAGCAATGAACTACCGCATCCGATTCAGCCGGCGATTATTGGTGTCGGCCTGCTTATTAGTCCTGGCAGCGTGTGCCACGGGCTGCTCGCCTACGCAACCGTTCTACTTCTGCGAGGACGGAGATTTGTCGCACTATGTGGGCATGGCGACGAACATCGAGTATCCGGACACCAAGACGTGCAGCATTCAGGAAGTGAACGATCCGCCGGCGCCGCTGACGGTGAGCAATCCCAAGCCGGAAGAAATGTGGGATCTGAGTTTGGAAGATGCGGTCAAAATTGCACTGGAAAACGGCAAAGTAATGCGCTCGCTGGGTGTGCGCCTGTTTATTCAGCCCAATACCGCCCGCACCCAGGTCACGCAAACGCCGGAAGTGTTGCTGACGCAATCGCCGAGCGTGATGACGGTTTACGAGCCGGCATTGTTCGAAACCGACCCGATCTTCGGCGTGGAAGGCGCGTTGTCGGCGTTCGACGCCCAATTACAGGCCAGCGCCGTGTGGGATAAGCACGACGAGCCGCAAAATTTGAATCCGAATTTAATCGCGCAGTTTCCGGACAACGTGTTTCAGGGCGACACCGGCACGTTCCAAACCGGCATCACCAAAACGACTGCCACCGGCGCTGAAGTTAGCGCATTCAGCAACACCATTTACAACGACAGCAACAACACGTTCCAGCAAACCAGCAGCGACTGGACGCAAAACTTCGAATTGGGCATCAAGCAACCTTTGTTGCAAGGCGCCGGCAGCTTGTACAACCGCATTGCCGGTCCGTACGATCCGCTGCGCGGCGTGGGCACTTATTTGCAGTACGACGGCGTGATTATTGCCCGCATCCGCACCGATATTCGCCTGGCCGATTTTGAAGCGGGCGTGCGAAATTTCGTGGAAGATGTCGAAAACGCGTATTGGGAATTGTATTTTGCCTATCGCAACTTGGAAGCCACCAAGGGGGGCCGCGATGCCGCCTTGCAAACCTGGAAAGAAGTGCATGCCAAATACGAAGTGGGCGCCCGCGGCGGCGAAGCCGACAAGGAAGCCCAATCTCGCGCTCAATACTTCCTGTTCCGCGCTTCGTTGGAAACGGCCCTGAACGACCTATACCGTGCCGAAAACCGGCTGCGGTACATGATGGGCTTGGCGGCCACCGACGGTCGACTGATCCGCCCCGCGGACGAACCGACCGACGCCAAAGTGGTGTTCGACTGGTCCGAAGTGCATGCCGAAGGATTGTGCCGCTCCGTTGAACTCCGCCAAGAAAAGTGGCGCATCAAGCAGATGGAAATGCAGTTGATCGCCTCTAAAAACCTCTTATTGCCGCGTTTGGATGTCGGTGGCAAGTACCGCTTCTTGGGTGTTGGCCAGGATTTGATCGAGCAACCCGGCACGCCGTTTAATGGCAACATTGCCGGCACCGACGCCTTTTCCACCTTGGCCAGCGGGAATTATCAGGAATGGGAGCTCAGCGCCGAGTTCAGCATGCCCATTGGCTTCCGCCAGCCGCTGGCCGCGGTGCGCAATGCCCAATTGCAGTTGGCCCGCGAACGCTCCATTCTGCAAGACCAGGAGCTTGAATTATCGCACCAATTGGCTGACGCCATGCGCGACGTCGACACCAATTACGTATTGTCGCAAACGAACTTCAATCGCCGAGTGGCGGCCCAACAGCAGGTAGAAGCGGTCAAAGCCGCCTACGACGCCGGCACCGTCACCCTCGACTTGTTGCTGGAAGCCCAGCGCAACCAGGCCGATGCCGAAGCGGCCTACTATCGCTCACTGACCGATTACAACAAAGCCATTATGTTGGTTCACTACCGCAAAGGCTCGCTATTGGAGTACAATGGCGTCTACCTGGCGGAAGGACCTTGGCCGGCCAAGGCATATTTCGATGCCAAACGCCGTGCCCGGGCTCGTGACGCCGGAATGTACATGGACTATGGATTTTCGCGCCCGGCCGTGTTCAGCGAAGGGCCGTTCCCACAGTTCCAAAATTCCGACGGCACCGCCGGTTATGTGGGCGGGCAGCCGGTTGAAGCATCGGGCGAGCAAATATCGACGCCGGCACCTCAACAAGGAGTCATGCCGAACAACAAACAGGAATTGCCGGCGCCGATGCCCGGTCCCGCGGCCACCAGGCCCGGTTCCCGACTATCGCCGGTCAGTAATGGTACTTCGCCGAGTAAAGCGGCCGCGCCGGGTGTGGCGACTGCACAACCGGTGGGGCAACGCAGTTCGCTGAGGATCAGCAGCGTTTCGCCCAGCAGTAGTTCGAACAATTCAGTCGCGGTCGCCCCTTCGAAGGCTGCTGCCGCAACAACGAACACGACAAACAGTGTCATAGCAGATAACCATGTACGACAGGCCAGCGCCCAAACGCCGTTCGATTGGGGCGATTTGTCGCTGAATTCCCCGACCGACAAGGCGGCCGATCAACCTTCCAGTTCTGCCAGCAACAATTCCAGCGTCGACGGATGGAAGTCGACCGGTTCTGATGAATCTGACCCGTCTCAACCGACTGCTTCGGATGATCGGCCTACTTCAGGCTGGAAAAGGTCACAACGTTGA
- a CDS encoding WYL domain-containing protein, whose product MIGLLQAGKGHNVESLAAHCNISRRTVFRDLEVLRRADVPLKHDDEFQVYHLDDTYFLPPTKFTASEALAVLVLCHELGDVRQMPFLAPARTAALKLESSLPAALRRQLRGMADAIQIRLHQPSPLGDKSHIYQELVESISERRCVRIDYDDLSARTVIKTRLSPYRLLFTKHSWYVIGRSSIHRSVRTFNVTRIRRLEPTEDRYQIPRNFSLERYLGNAWHLIGDPGPDYEVSVRFSQKVARNVAEVNWHKSQAVKWNEDGTLDFSATVKGLTEISWWVLGYGDQAKVLGPPQLQKLIVNHAKRMLQLYDWG is encoded by the coding sequence ATGATCGGCCTACTTCAGGCTGGAAAAGGTCACAACGTTGAGTCGCTGGCGGCCCACTGCAATATCAGCCGGCGGACGGTGTTTCGCGATCTGGAAGTGTTGCGTCGCGCCGACGTGCCGCTGAAACACGATGACGAATTTCAGGTTTATCATCTCGACGACACGTACTTCCTGCCCCCCACCAAATTTACCGCCAGCGAGGCCTTGGCCGTGCTGGTGTTGTGTCACGAGTTGGGGGATGTCCGGCAAATGCCCTTCTTGGCTCCGGCCCGAACCGCTGCGTTAAAGCTGGAAAGCAGTTTGCCCGCTGCACTCCGCAGGCAACTTCGCGGCATGGCCGACGCGATCCAAATCCGCCTGCACCAACCCAGCCCGCTGGGCGATAAGTCTCACATTTATCAAGAATTGGTGGAATCGATTTCCGAGCGCCGCTGCGTGCGCATTGATTACGACGATTTATCGGCTCGCACCGTCATCAAAACCCGGCTTTCACCCTACCGATTGTTGTTCACCAAGCACAGTTGGTACGTGATCGGGCGGTCGAGCATTCATCGCTCGGTGCGGACCTTCAATGTGACGCGCATCCGTCGACTGGAACCGACCGAAGATCGTTACCAAATTCCCCGCAATTTTTCGTTGGAGCGCTATTTAGGCAACGCCTGGCACTTGATTGGCGATCCTGGTCCCGATTATGAAGTGAGCGTGCGATTTTCCCAAAAAGTGGCCCGCAACGTGGCCGAAGTCAATTGGCACAAATCGCAAGCCGTCAAATGGAACGAAGACGGCACGCTCGATTTTTCCGCCACCGTGAAAGGATTGACCGAAATCTCCTGGTGGGTTTTGGGCTATGGCGACCAAGCCAAGGTCTTAGGGCCGCCGCAATTGCAAAAGTTGATCGTAAACCATGCGAAACGCATGTTGCAATTGTACGATTGGGGATGA
- the tmk gene encoding dTMP kinase has protein sequence MFFSFDGIDGGGKSTQIALFCDWLREGGHTVVACRDPGGTPLGEAVRNLLLDRQDLAISRMSEMLLYMAARAQLVEHVIQPALAAGSIVVSDRFLLANVVYQGHAGGLDVQQLWEIGQFITLGIEPDLTFLLDMPPAAAQLRIQRQLDRMEQHGDDFRQRLRTGFLAEAARRPDRIVVIDANRTVEQVQGDIRTAAQKILG, from the coding sequence ATGTTTTTCAGCTTCGACGGCATCGACGGCGGCGGCAAATCGACGCAAATCGCATTGTTCTGCGATTGGCTGCGCGAGGGTGGACACACCGTGGTTGCCTGTCGCGATCCGGGCGGCACGCCACTGGGCGAGGCAGTTCGCAATCTGCTGCTCGATCGGCAGGACCTGGCCATCAGCCGTATGAGCGAAATGCTGTTGTACATGGCGGCCCGCGCCCAATTGGTGGAACACGTGATCCAGCCGGCATTGGCCGCCGGGAGCATCGTGGTGTCCGACAGATTTCTTTTGGCCAATGTGGTCTATCAGGGTCATGCCGGCGGACTCGATGTGCAGCAGCTCTGGGAGATCGGCCAATTCATTACCCTGGGAATTGAACCGGACCTTACGTTTTTGCTCGATATGCCGCCGGCCGCGGCGCAGCTTCGCATCCAGCGCCAACTAGACCGCATGGAGCAGCACGGCGACGATTTCCGCCAGCGGCTCCGCACCGGCTTTTTGGCCGAAGCCGCTCGCCGGCCGGATCGGATTGTCGTCATCGATGCCAACCGGACCGTCGAGCAAGTTCAGGGGGACATTCGCACGGCCGCGCAAAAGATCCTGGGATGA